In a single window of the Sphingosinicella microcystinivorans genome:
- a CDS encoding phosphocholine cytidylyltransferase family protein has product MTRRAIILSAGQGSRLLPLTADRPKCLIEFSGRTLLDWQLDMLIAGGIDDITVVVGFNSDMVDAAIARREDRGAEVRTLFNPFYQVADNLGSVWLARGLMDRPFVILNGDTLVSREIVERVLAAPDAPIRVTVDVKDEYDLDDMKVRREGERLLDIGKRLTAEESNAESIGFLRFNAEGAARFRAEVERMMHSPEGTRSWYLRAIHHIAADPAATVLVTSIEGLEWGEVDFPQDVEVGQALTARWR; this is encoded by the coding sequence ATGACCAGACGCGCCATCATCCTCAGCGCCGGGCAGGGCTCGCGCCTGCTGCCGCTGACCGCCGACCGGCCGAAATGCCTGATCGAGTTCTCGGGCCGCACGCTGCTCGACTGGCAGCTCGACATGCTGATCGCGGGCGGCATCGACGACATCACCGTCGTGGTCGGGTTCAACTCGGACATGGTGGACGCCGCCATCGCGCGCCGGGAGGATCGCGGCGCTGAGGTGCGGACGCTGTTCAACCCCTTCTATCAGGTGGCGGACAATCTCGGCTCGGTGTGGCTGGCGCGCGGACTGATGGACCGGCCGTTCGTGATCCTGAACGGCGACACGCTCGTCTCGCGGGAGATCGTCGAGCGCGTGCTCGCCGCGCCCGACGCGCCGATCCGCGTCACGGTGGACGTGAAGGACGAGTACGACCTCGACGACATGAAGGTCCGCCGCGAGGGCGAACGGCTGCTCGACATCGGCAAGCGCCTGACGGCGGAGGAGAGCAACGCCGAATCCATCGGCTTCCTGCGCTTCAACGCGGAGGGCGCGGCGCGCTTCCGCGCCGAGGTGGAGCGCATGATGCACTCGCCCGAAGGCACGCGGAGCTGGTATCTGCGCGCGATCCACCACATCGCCGCCGACCCCGCCGCCACGGTGCTCGTCACCTCGATCGAGGGGCTGGAGTGGGGCGAGGTCGACTTCCCGCAGGACGTCGAGGTCGGGCAGGCGCTCACCGCCCGCTGGCGCTGA
- a CDS encoding NTP transferase domain-containing protein: METEHEPRVTALLVAGRRPGVDPLAAHFGVDDKALIAVAGEPMLSRVARVLADHPRIARTVVLAQAPERLLAHPGTAWMAADARIAVLAGGNSVSAAVAAALEADPGGWPFLVTTADNVLLDAETLTGFIAGAGARGTDVAIGLVSREVFARAYPDARRTWLKFRGGAYSGANLFFLARPAALSAVRFWQRVESERKKVRTIARAFGPGLLAGYLLRAMRVERALARAGARLGVTAAPVLLERPEACIDVDKVEDHAIASAILAARA, from the coding sequence TTGGAAACGGAGCATGAACCGCGGGTCACGGCGCTGCTCGTCGCCGGGAGGCGGCCGGGGGTCGATCCGCTGGCCGCGCATTTCGGCGTCGACGACAAAGCGCTGATCGCGGTTGCCGGAGAGCCGATGCTCTCGCGCGTGGCGCGCGTGCTGGCGGACCACCCCCGGATCGCGCGCACGGTGGTGCTGGCGCAGGCGCCGGAGCGGCTGCTCGCGCATCCGGGCACGGCATGGATGGCGGCGGACGCGCGGATCGCCGTGCTGGCGGGCGGAAACTCGGTGAGCGCCGCCGTGGCCGCAGCGCTCGAAGCCGATCCCGGCGGCTGGCCGTTTCTCGTCACCACGGCGGACAACGTGCTGCTGGACGCGGAGACGCTGACCGGTTTCATCGCGGGGGCAGGCGCGCGCGGGACCGATGTCGCCATCGGTCTCGTATCGCGGGAGGTGTTCGCGCGCGCCTATCCCGATGCGCGGCGGACGTGGCTCAAGTTCCGCGGCGGGGCCTATTCGGGCGCGAACCTCTTCTTCCTCGCGCGGCCCGCGGCGCTTTCCGCCGTGCGCTTCTGGCAGCGCGTGGAAAGCGAGCGGAAGAAGGTGCGTACCATCGCGCGCGCGTTCGGCCCCGGCCTCCTCGCGGGCTACCTGCTTCGCGCGATGCGCGTGGAGCGGGCGCTGGCGCGGGCAGGGGCGCGGCTCGGCGTCACTGCCGCGCCGGTATTGCTCGAAAGGCCCGAGGCCTGCATCGACGTCGACAAGGTGGAGGACCATGCCATCGCGAGCGCGATCCTTGCCGCGCGGGCCTGA
- a CDS encoding N-acetylmuramoyl-L-alanine amidase gives MIDCPSPNHDARTLPVSMVVLHYTGMQSATAALQRLTDAEAKVSSHYMIAEDGNVLRLVDEDRRAWHAGKSFWRGITDVNSASVGIEIVNPGHEFGYRPFPEAQMDALIPLLAGIVKRHGVRPGNVVGHSDIAPARKADPGELFDWPRLARLGLATAAPDAIADPHWTDAGMLLALERYGYDVSDGPGAIVAFQRRFRPSNIDGVVDGETRAILLGLLLTTPQDELRLA, from the coding sequence ATGATTGATTGCCCGTCGCCCAACCATGACGCGCGGACGCTGCCGGTTTCGATGGTGGTGCTGCACTACACGGGGATGCAGTCCGCAACCGCCGCACTCCAGCGCCTGACGGACGCGGAGGCGAAGGTCTCGTCGCACTACATGATCGCCGAGGACGGCAACGTGCTTCGCCTCGTCGACGAGGACCGGCGCGCATGGCACGCGGGCAAGTCGTTCTGGCGCGGCATCACCGACGTGAACTCGGCGAGCGTCGGCATCGAGATCGTCAATCCCGGCCACGAGTTCGGCTACCGGCCGTTCCCCGAAGCGCAGATGGACGCGCTGATCCCGCTCCTCGCCGGGATCGTGAAGCGGCACGGCGTCCGGCCGGGCAATGTCGTCGGCCACAGCGACATCGCGCCCGCGCGCAAGGCCGATCCGGGCGAGCTTTTCGACTGGCCGCGCCTCGCCCGCCTCGGGCTTGCGACGGCGGCTCCGGACGCGATCGCCGATCCGCACTGGACGGACGCGGGGATGCTCCTCGCGCTCGAACGCTACGGCTATGACGTGAGCGACGGCCCGGGGGCGATCGTCGCGTTCCAGCGGCGGTTCCGGCCTTCCAACATCGACGGCGTGGTGGACGGCGAGACGCGCGCGATCCTGCTCGGGCTGCTGCTGACGACGCCTCAGGACGAACTGCGGCTCGCCTGA
- a CDS encoding DMT family transporter produces the protein MKPAHLAFILFIDLLWAMNVVAVKEIITAFGPVTGVFLRYAIVLLFTLPWLRPVKGRMVDIVIAGIVSGAVFMGLGGLSFALTENVAALSIAGQLGVPFSLMLAVIFLGETIRWVRIVGTAASFIGIAIMGFDPAIWDERLGVGLTILASFMWAVGSLLFRRLQGVNPLTIHAWLAFVSVPLLLAAALWFEPGGLARATDADARVWGWLLYAVVGSSIVGHAGMSWLLQRYPVTTMAPLTLPTPLIAAIIAIMVYDTPVSFEFAIGALVTFAGVAVVTWRSATQKADEGLVKEWAREVKR, from the coding sequence ATGAAGCCCGCGCACCTCGCCTTCATCCTGTTCATCGACCTCCTTTGGGCGATGAACGTCGTCGCGGTGAAGGAGATCATCACCGCGTTCGGGCCGGTGACCGGCGTATTCCTGCGCTATGCGATCGTGCTGCTGTTCACGCTGCCGTGGCTGCGGCCGGTGAAGGGGCGCATGGTGGACATCGTGATCGCCGGCATCGTCTCGGGCGCGGTCTTCATGGGCCTCGGCGGTCTCAGCTTCGCGCTTACCGAGAATGTCGCGGCCCTTTCCATCGCGGGCCAGCTCGGCGTGCCGTTCAGCCTGATGCTGGCCGTGATCTTCCTCGGCGAGACGATCCGCTGGGTCCGCATCGTCGGCACTGCGGCCTCGTTCATCGGCATCGCCATTATGGGCTTCGATCCGGCGATCTGGGACGAGCGGCTCGGCGTCGGCCTCACCATCCTCGCGTCGTTCATGTGGGCGGTGGGCTCGCTGCTGTTCCGCCGCCTGCAAGGCGTCAACCCGCTCACCATCCACGCGTGGCTCGCGTTCGTGAGCGTGCCGTTGCTGCTCGCCGCGGCACTGTGGTTCGAGCCCGGCGGCCTTGCCCGGGCGACGGACGCGGACGCGCGGGTCTGGGGCTGGCTGCTCTATGCGGTGGTCGGCTCGTCGATCGTCGGCCATGCCGGGATGAGCTGGCTGCTCCAGCGCTATCCGGTGACGACGATGGCGCCGCTCACCTTGCCGACGCCGCTCATTGCAGCGATCATCGCGATCATGGTGTATGACACGCCGGTCAGCTTCGAATTCGCCATCGGCGCGCTCGTCACCTTCGCCGGGGTCGCCGTGGTGACGTGGCGGAGCGCGACGCAGAAGGCGGACGAGGGGCTCGTCAAGGAATGGGCGCGCGAGGTGAAGCGATGA
- a CDS encoding J domain-containing protein — translation MSIWGKILGTAVGLAIGGPLGALAGLAAGHAIDVGAARLGRGERAQVAFTIAAIALAAKMARADGYASADEFAVFERLFQVEAAERANAERFYNLAKRSTEGFESYARQVRSIIGTGSPALEDLVEALLMIAVADGVTREELEYVDRVRREFAIADADFARIKARYVAPDPDDPYVVLGVAPGADRETVRSAYLALVKRHHPDRHYAEGTPAEFIRVADLRMAEINAAYRTIMSS, via the coding sequence ATGTCGATCTGGGGCAAGATTCTGGGAACCGCCGTCGGCCTCGCCATCGGCGGGCCGCTGGGCGCGCTTGCGGGCCTTGCCGCGGGACACGCCATTGATGTCGGCGCGGCGCGGCTCGGCCGCGGCGAGCGCGCGCAGGTCGCCTTCACCATCGCCGCCATCGCGCTTGCCGCCAAGATGGCGCGCGCCGACGGCTACGCCTCCGCCGACGAGTTCGCCGTGTTCGAGCGCCTGTTCCAGGTGGAAGCGGCGGAGCGCGCGAACGCCGAGCGCTTCTACAACCTCGCCAAGCGTTCGACCGAAGGCTTCGAAAGCTATGCCCGGCAGGTCCGCAGCATCATCGGCACCGGATCGCCCGCGCTTGAGGATCTCGTCGAGGCGTTGCTGATGATCGCCGTCGCCGACGGCGTGACGCGCGAAGAGCTTGAGTACGTCGATCGCGTGCGCCGCGAGTTCGCCATCGCCGATGCCGATTTCGCGCGGATCAAGGCGCGCTATGTCGCGCCGGACCCGGACGATCCCTATGTCGTGCTCGGCGTGGCGCCCGGCGCGGACCGGGAGACGGTCCGCAGCGCCTACCTCGCGCTCGTGAAGCGGCACCATCCCGACCGGCACTACGCGGAAGGCACGCCCGCCGAGTTCATCCGCGTCGCGGACCTGCGGATGGCCGAGATCAACGCGGCCTACCGCACGATCATGTCGTCATGA
- a CDS encoding CheR family methyltransferase, with product MTTPDTRPDNGRDAGFDCLAALLRARAGLELARSKTYLVESRLGPLARAHGCVTVSAFLESLARDGIGDALAADLVEAMLNNETFFFRDIQPFDLLRQRILPQLRAARAASRRIRIWSAAASTGQEPYSVAMLFAEDRASWEGWTIDIVGTDISRRAVARARSGLYSQFEVQRGLSIHRLMAHFEKTGEHWALSPDIRAMVRFQPLNLLGPWSLGAPFDIILCRNVLMYLAHDCKQDVLARIHRHLNPDGRLILGAAETVLGVTNAFVPDWQNRGLYLPAPVPQTPAFARAV from the coding sequence GTGACGACGCCCGACACCAGGCCCGACAACGGGCGCGACGCCGGTTTCGATTGCCTGGCCGCGCTGCTTCGCGCCCGCGCGGGGCTGGAGCTTGCGCGCAGCAAGACCTATCTCGTCGAGTCCCGGCTGGGTCCGCTGGCGCGGGCGCACGGCTGCGTCACCGTCTCCGCGTTCCTCGAAAGCCTTGCCCGGGACGGGATCGGGGACGCGCTTGCGGCCGATCTCGTCGAGGCGATGCTCAACAACGAGACGTTCTTCTTCCGGGACATCCAGCCCTTCGATCTGCTCCGGCAGCGTATCCTGCCGCAGCTCCGCGCCGCGCGCGCCGCGTCGCGCCGCATCCGTATCTGGAGCGCGGCGGCCTCGACGGGTCAGGAGCCCTATTCGGTGGCGATGCTGTTCGCGGAGGACCGCGCGAGCTGGGAAGGCTGGACCATCGACATCGTCGGCACCGATATTTCCCGCCGTGCGGTCGCGCGGGCGCGAAGCGGCCTCTATTCGCAGTTCGAGGTGCAGCGGGGCCTCAGCATCCACCGCCTGATGGCGCACTTCGAGAAGACCGGCGAACACTGGGCGCTGAGCCCGGATATACGCGCTATGGTGCGCTTCCAGCCGCTGAACCTGCTCGGTCCGTGGTCGCTGGGCGCGCCGTTCGACATCATCCTGTGCCGCAACGTGCTCATGTACCTCGCGCACGACTGCAAACAGGACGTCCTCGCGCGCATCCACCGGCATCTGAATCCCGATGGACGCCTCATCCTCGGCGCTGCCGAAACCGTGCTGGGTGTCACCAATGCCTTCGTGCCCGACTGGCAGAACCGGGGGCTCTACCTGCCCGCTCCGGTGCCCCAGACGCCCGCCTTCGCGCGCGCGGTCTGA
- the cheB gene encoding chemotaxis-specific protein-glutamate methyltransferase CheB, translated as MNRAAAPIVQTSAPIRVLLVDDSGVSRALMAQWLHDDPKIRVVATAANGADAIAAAKAHPVDVIVLDVEMPGMDGIAALPRLVEAAPGARILMASTLTTRGARVTFEALNLGATDAIAKPRSGWATAAGPAFRDEFVRKVRALGEIERPQLALRRVPAAAPAPYTRAEPSRAAPQVIAIGASTGGPNALFELIEQLPKPVRVPIIVTQHMPPTFTAILAEHMARRGGIQAFEATDRMPVQPGVVYVAPGGRHMEVARSGGTVRLHLTDAAPENFCRPSVNPMLRSAAAVWGAATLGVMLTGMGSDGLDGARAVVAAGGTMLAQDQASSVVWGMPGAVVKAGLAAEMLPVGGLASAIGCLLEAGR; from the coding sequence ATGAACAGGGCAGCAGCGCCGATCGTGCAGACATCGGCACCGATCCGTGTGCTTCTCGTCGACGATTCCGGCGTCAGCCGCGCGCTGATGGCGCAGTGGCTGCACGACGATCCGAAGATCCGGGTGGTCGCCACCGCCGCGAACGGGGCCGACGCCATCGCGGCGGCGAAAGCGCACCCGGTCGACGTGATCGTGCTCGATGTCGAAATGCCCGGCATGGACGGCATCGCGGCGCTCCCCCGGCTCGTGGAAGCGGCGCCCGGCGCGCGCATCCTGATGGCCTCCACCCTGACGACGCGCGGCGCCCGCGTGACGTTCGAGGCGCTGAACCTCGGCGCGACGGATGCGATCGCCAAGCCGCGCAGCGGGTGGGCGACCGCCGCCGGTCCCGCGTTCCGCGACGAGTTCGTCCGCAAGGTCCGCGCGCTCGGGGAAATCGAACGGCCGCAGCTTGCGCTCCGCCGCGTACCCGCCGCCGCACCGGCGCCCTACACGCGGGCGGAGCCCTCGCGCGCCGCGCCGCAGGTGATCGCCATCGGCGCATCGACGGGCGGCCCCAACGCCCTGTTCGAACTGATCGAGCAGCTGCCGAAGCCGGTGCGCGTGCCGATCATCGTGACGCAGCACATGCCACCGACCTTCACGGCGATCCTTGCCGAGCACATGGCGCGGCGTGGCGGGATACAGGCGTTCGAGGCAACCGACAGGATGCCCGTGCAGCCCGGCGTCGTCTACGTGGCGCCGGGCGGACGGCACATGGAGGTTGCACGCTCCGGCGGGACCGTGCGGCTGCACCTTACCGATGCCGCGCCCGAGAACTTCTGCCGCCCTTCCGTCAATCCGATGCTGCGCTCGGCGGCGGCGGTGTGGGGCGCCGCGACGCTCGGGGTCATGCTGACCGGCATGGGATCGGACGGCCTCGACGGCGCGCGCGCGGTCGTCGCGGCGGGCGGCACAATGCTCGCGCAGGACCAGGCGAGCTCGGTCGTCTGGGGGATGCCCGGCGCGGTGGTGAAGGCGGGCCTTGCCGCCGAGATGCTGCCGGTCGGCGGCCTCGCCTCGGCGATCGGCTGCCTGCTGGAGGCGGGCCGGTGA
- a CDS encoding response regulator, with amino-acid sequence MKSCLIVDDSKVIRKVARRILEDLSFATEEAADGRDALEQCRQAMPDVILLDWNMPVMSGMEFLSVLRSEQEGKRPVVVFCTTENDMAHIRAAIDAGADEYIMKPFDRDVIEAKLAQVGVI; translated from the coding sequence ATGAAATCGTGTCTGATCGTCGACGACTCCAAGGTCATCCGCAAGGTTGCGCGCCGCATCCTCGAGGACCTGAGCTTCGCGACCGAGGAAGCGGCGGACGGGCGCGACGCGCTCGAACAGTGCCGGCAGGCCATGCCGGACGTGATCCTGCTCGACTGGAACATGCCGGTGATGAGCGGCATGGAGTTCCTTTCGGTCCTGCGCTCCGAGCAGGAAGGCAAGCGCCCGGTGGTCGTCTTCTGTACCACCGAGAACGACATGGCGCACATCCGCGCCGCCATCGACGCGGGGGCAGACGAATACATCATGAAGCCCTTCGACCGGGACGTCATCGAAGCCAAGCTCGCGCAGGTCGGCGTCATCTAG
- a CDS encoding chemotaxis protein CheW, with protein sequence MIPAKLVTVVLGGQLLGIDVARVQDVIRLGTVSPVPLAPRWIAGVMNLRGRIVTAIDLRARFGLAPRQDRAGSMCVVVEHQGEPYGLIVDDVGDVIDVDPEQIEPNPPTLDRRWQQVSDGIVKLDVLMVLASVRAIMDADLAAAA encoded by the coding sequence GTGATTCCGGCGAAACTCGTCACGGTCGTGCTCGGCGGCCAACTCCTCGGCATCGACGTTGCCCGTGTGCAGGACGTCATCCGGCTCGGCACGGTGAGCCCGGTGCCGCTCGCGCCGCGGTGGATCGCGGGCGTGATGAACCTGCGCGGCCGCATCGTCACCGCGATCGACCTCAGGGCGCGCTTCGGCCTCGCGCCGCGGCAGGACCGCGCCGGTTCGATGTGCGTGGTGGTCGAGCATCAGGGCGAGCCCTACGGCCTTATCGTGGACGATGTTGGCGATGTTATCGACGTCGACCCCGAACAGATCGAACCCAACCCGCCGACGCTGGACCGGCGCTGGCAGCAGGTTTCGGACGGGATCGTGAAACTCGATGTGCTGATGGTGCTCGCCAGCGTGCGGGCGATCATGGACGCCGACCTGGCGGCCGCCGCTTAA
- a CDS encoding chemotaxis protein CheW: protein MDELLSDFLTETAENLQTVDNEIVLFERDPGNRDVLNNIFRLVHTIKGTCGFLNLPRLERLAHAAETVLGKVRDGQAEVSPAVVGETLAAIDGIKAILATLEASGKEPAGDDEVQIARLNAAIAPSETPKAEPAPEPQPAASVEQDAAAGRGIQSIRVSVALLEQLMTTVSELVLTRNELLQHLRTLKDDRLAVPLQRLSAQVGELQESVMRTRMQPISNAWSALPRLVRSLAVELGKPIELEMHGGETELDRQLLELIKDPLAHMVRNAADHGIETAEQRKAAGKDLRGRIALKAAQEGGHIVITLADDGRGIDVARLKAKAVALRLLTETDAVQLSAQQAQRLVFHPGLSTAEQVTSVSGRGVGMDVVRANLEKIGGAIDIESTPGKGSLFTIRIPLTLAILPALIVASGGQRFAVPQMAVVELVRVGPNSEHVVEHVNNAAVMRLRGRLLPLIHLGALLGIGGGRVEGDYVLVARAGNISFGLIVDNIFDTEEVVVKPVAPILKALSVYSGNAILGDGAVIMILDANGIAASLGIAGDSDGSDPLVPSAREAAVETDAMLLFRAGSPHPKAVPLALVARLEEFDAAAVEWSEGRPVVQYRDALVPLLAVDGDGVPHSSGRQPALIFDNGAGMVALMVDEVLDIVDTHVDISMTSDLPARLGTAVIAGRATEILDVAHYLALAGGASPVAAGDKAGRRVLIVDDSAFFRNMLKPLLASAGYRATTAASADEALALRDSGEQFDLILSDIEMPGLSGVDFARAVRDDDRWRGTPLVALSSLASDDHVRQGEAAGFDQYVAKFDRSRLLDAVARQLKGEAA, encoded by the coding sequence ATGGACGAGTTGCTCAGCGATTTTCTGACCGAAACGGCCGAAAATCTGCAGACCGTGGACAATGAGATCGTGCTGTTCGAGCGCGACCCCGGCAATCGCGACGTGCTCAACAACATCTTCCGGCTGGTGCACACCATCAAGGGCACGTGCGGTTTCCTCAATCTGCCGCGCCTCGAACGGCTGGCGCACGCCGCCGAAACCGTGCTCGGCAAGGTCCGCGACGGTCAGGCCGAGGTCTCTCCCGCCGTGGTCGGCGAAACACTCGCCGCGATCGACGGCATCAAGGCGATCCTCGCGACGCTCGAGGCGTCGGGCAAGGAGCCGGCGGGGGACGACGAGGTGCAGATCGCGCGGCTGAACGCCGCGATCGCACCCTCCGAAACGCCGAAGGCGGAACCGGCGCCCGAGCCGCAGCCGGCGGCTTCTGTCGAACAGGACGCAGCCGCAGGCCGGGGCATCCAGTCCATCCGCGTGTCCGTCGCGCTCCTCGAACAGCTGATGACCACGGTTTCGGAGCTGGTGCTGACGCGCAACGAGCTTCTGCAACACCTGCGGACCCTGAAGGACGACCGGCTTGCGGTGCCGCTGCAACGGCTGTCGGCGCAGGTCGGCGAGCTTCAGGAAAGCGTCATGCGCACGCGTATGCAGCCGATCAGCAACGCGTGGAGCGCGCTGCCGCGGCTGGTGCGTAGTCTCGCGGTCGAACTCGGCAAGCCGATCGAACTTGAAATGCACGGCGGCGAGACCGAACTCGATCGCCAGTTGCTCGAACTCATCAAGGATCCGCTCGCGCACATGGTGCGGAATGCCGCGGATCACGGCATCGAGACGGCGGAGCAGCGCAAGGCGGCGGGCAAGGATCTGCGTGGCCGCATCGCACTGAAGGCGGCGCAGGAAGGCGGACACATCGTCATCACGCTCGCCGACGACGGGCGCGGTATCGACGTGGCCCGGCTCAAGGCAAAGGCCGTGGCGCTTCGGCTTTTGACGGAGACCGACGCGGTGCAGCTTTCCGCGCAGCAGGCGCAGCGGCTCGTGTTCCATCCTGGGTTGTCGACGGCGGAGCAGGTGACGTCCGTGTCCGGGCGCGGCGTCGGCATGGACGTGGTGCGCGCGAACCTCGAGAAGATCGGCGGTGCGATCGACATCGAATCGACGCCCGGCAAGGGTTCGCTGTTCACGATCCGCATTCCGCTGACCCTCGCCATCCTGCCCGCGCTCATCGTGGCGTCGGGCGGCCAGCGCTTCGCGGTCCCGCAGATGGCGGTCGTCGAGCTGGTGCGCGTGGGGCCGAACAGCGAGCATGTCGTTGAACACGTGAACAACGCCGCCGTTATGCGCCTGCGCGGGCGATTGCTGCCGCTCATCCATCTCGGCGCGCTGCTCGGTATCGGGGGCGGCCGCGTTGAGGGCGACTACGTGCTCGTCGCGCGGGCCGGGAACATCAGCTTCGGGCTCATCGTCGACAACATCTTCGATACCGAAGAGGTGGTGGTGAAGCCGGTCGCGCCGATTCTGAAGGCGCTCAGCGTCTATTCGGGGAACGCCATCCTCGGCGACGGTGCCGTCATCATGATCCTCGACGCGAACGGGATCGCGGCAAGCCTCGGCATCGCTGGAGACAGTGACGGCAGCGATCCGCTTGTACCGTCCGCGCGGGAGGCCGCGGTCGAAACCGACGCCATGCTCCTGTTCCGTGCGGGAAGTCCGCATCCGAAGGCGGTGCCGCTGGCGCTCGTCGCACGGCTCGAGGAGTTCGATGCCGCCGCCGTCGAATGGAGCGAAGGTCGTCCGGTCGTGCAATACCGCGACGCGCTGGTGCCGTTGCTCGCGGTCGATGGAGACGGAGTGCCGCATTCGTCCGGTCGCCAGCCCGCACTGATCTTCGACAACGGCGCGGGCATGGTGGCGCTGATGGTCGACGAGGTGCTCGACATCGTCGACACGCACGTCGACATCTCGATGACGAGCGATCTTCCGGCGCGGCTCGGCACGGCGGTTATCGCGGGGCGCGCCACGGAGATCCTCGACGTTGCGCACTATCTCGCGCTGGCGGGTGGGGCCTCGCCCGTCGCTGCCGGGGACAAGGCCGGGCGCCGCGTGCTCATTGTCGACGACAGCGCGTTCTTCCGCAACATGCTGAAACCGCTGCTGGCGTCCGCCGGATACCGGGCGACGACGGCGGCGAGCGCGGACGAGGCGCTGGCGCTTCGCGACTCCGGCGAGCAGTTCGACCTCATCCTCTCCGACATCGAAATGCCCGGCCTCTCGGGCGTCGATTTCGCGCGCGCCGTGCGGGACGACGACCGCTGGCGCGGGACGCCGCTGGTCGCGCTCTCGTCGCTCGCGAGCGACGATCACGTGCGGCAGGGCGAGGCGGCGGGCTTCGACCAGTATGTCGCCAAGTTCGACCGGTCCCGGCTGCTCGATGCCGTCGCCCGCCAACTGAAGGGAGAGGCCGCGTGA
- a CDS encoding histidine phosphotransferase family protein, protein MNSADFASLLCSRLCHDLVGPVGALYNGVELLVDEHDPEMRARCMELLSDSARQTANKLKFFRLAFGAAGGFGDQVDTREAQAALEGLFGAERRVAVQWMVANPALPKDAVKLLLNLAMIAGDALLRGGELRVAAEQTGEGVELAVRAEGPRMLLDPELRAALGGETDVAQLTPRAAAAYLVHLLLKETGSSLQISEPDEGVLVFGTRLAA, encoded by the coding sequence ATGAATTCCGCCGATTTCGCGAGCCTGCTTTGCTCCCGACTTTGCCATGATCTCGTCGGACCGGTCGGCGCGCTCTACAACGGCGTGGAACTGCTCGTCGACGAGCATGATCCCGAGATGCGCGCCCGCTGCATGGAACTGCTTTCCGACAGCGCGCGGCAGACCGCGAACAAGCTGAAATTCTTCCGCCTCGCGTTCGGCGCGGCGGGCGGCTTCGGCGATCAGGTCGACACGCGCGAGGCGCAGGCGGCGCTCGAAGGGCTGTTCGGCGCGGAGCGGCGCGTCGCGGTGCAGTGGATGGTCGCCAACCCGGCGCTGCCCAAGGACGCGGTCAAGCTGCTGCTCAACCTCGCGATGATCGCCGGAGACGCGCTGCTGCGCGGCGGCGAGCTTCGCGTCGCGGCCGAGCAGACGGGGGAAGGCGTCGAGCTTGCCGTGCGCGCGGAAGGCCCGCGGATGCTCCTCGATCCCGAGCTTCGTGCCGCGCTTGGCGGCGAAACCGATGTTGCGCAGCTGACGCCCCGTGCGGCGGCGGCGTACCTCGTCCACCTGCTGCTCAAGGAAACCGGCAGCAGCCTGCAGATTTCCGAGCCCGACGAAGGTGTTCTCGTCTTCGGAACGCGCCTCGCCGCTTAG
- a CDS encoding cold-shock protein — translation MARGEVKWFNRKKGFGFIRPDVGTRDVFVHVSALHQSNITVLADGQRVEFELTQLADGRTSAMGVRIIEDSSDESGAF, via the coding sequence TTGGCGCGCGGTGAAGTCAAATGGTTCAATCGCAAGAAAGGCTTCGGTTTCATCAGGCCCGATGTCGGCACGCGCGATGTATTCGTACACGTTTCGGCCCTGCATCAATCGAACATAACCGTGCTTGCCGATGGTCAGCGTGTCGAATTCGAGCTGACGCAACTTGCAGACGGCCGCACATCGGCGATGGGTGTGCGGATTATCGAGGATTCTTCGGATGAATCCGGCGCGTTTTGA
- a CDS encoding M67 family metallopeptidase, with amino-acid sequence MMLRIARRAFAEIRADCAARAPEEACGLLLGRDGRVESGLAAANVADERLRHFEIDPAVLFAAHRGARSGGPAILGCYHSHPDAPAFPSRLDTERARDAGWIWLILGQDGEKAYRVVANGPIHGRFEALVVQEV; translated from the coding sequence ATGATGCTTCGAATTGCAAGGCGGGCATTTGCGGAAATTCGCGCGGATTGCGCCGCGCGCGCACCGGAGGAGGCCTGCGGATTGCTGCTGGGGCGCGACGGCCGGGTCGAAAGCGGCCTTGCGGCTGCGAATGTCGCGGACGAAAGGCTGCGGCACTTCGAGATCGACCCCGCAGTGCTCTTCGCCGCGCATCGCGGTGCGCGGAGCGGCGGCCCCGCAATCCTCGGCTGCTATCACTCGCACCCGGATGCGCCGGCGTTTCCCTCGCGTCTCGATACGGAGCGCGCGCGAGATGCGGGGTGGATCTGGCTCATTCTGGGGCAGGACGGCGAAAAAGCCTACCGTGTCGTCGCAAACGGCCCCATACATGGCCGGTTCGAAGCGTTGGTCGTGCAAGAAGTCTGA